The Nanoarchaeota archaeon DNA segment GGGCTTGACGCACTTGACGCACCATATTCTTTTCCGGCACTTTTAGATATGATTGTAGAAAAAATCTTTGCATCAAGTTCTGTAGCTTTTGCAAAATCCGCCCGGCGCTCATCCACAACGCAGATGATGAGGTGCATGCCCTTGTAAGTTATGCTATCATCAAGCCGGATTTTGTCGCTTCTAGCCCATTCCTTTTCAATATCAAGAATTGTGTTTGGCTCAACCGTTATTGTGTGGTAGCCGTGCGAAACGTCATCCGGTCCTTCTGTGATTTTTCCAGTAAGGCGCAGCGCATTTCCGTCTTCATCAAATTGCATTTTCTCAATTTTCAGCTTAAGATAAACCGGTTTTTTCTCGTTGGTGTCTGTGCGCTGGATTGTGCGGACTGTGCGTGCTCCGACAACATCTTCTTCTGCAAGAATATTTTTCAGATTCCACAAATCATCCAGTGTCTCCGGCTTTATCTTTACGCCGTGCTTGAAATCTTTTTTCAGCAATTTCATAAACATTTCAACTCTTCAAAATAAATAGTTCAGCTCTTCAAAACCAATATATTTTTTAAATCTGCCAATGACGTTATTTTTGCATCGGGCAAAAACTTTGGATTGATTTTATAATCTCGCCATGGCGTTGATTCTTCCATTGGCCTTTTGTATAGTATTGTAAACATCCCCTTCTTTTTCGCGCATTCAACATCCCTCAAAGGATTGTCGCCGATATATGCGCAATCTTTAGGCTCTGCTTCCAGCATCCCTAATAAGCGGTCAAATATTTTTGGGTCCGGCTTTTCTATGCCGATTTCGTCGGAAACAACTATGCCTGAAAAGAACTTATCGATATTCATCCAGCCGATAGACGCTCTCAAGTCCCAAAAGCGGTCGTCGCTGAAAAGCCCCTGCACAAATCCCTTTCGATTAATCCAATCAAGCACTTCTCTGATTTCTTTGTTTCGCGGCTCGTTTTTTATGTGAGCCTCAAGTTCCGCCCGGTATATCTGAAGAATTTTCGGGGCAAGCATCATTATGCCGGCAGGTGTTACGCCGAGGCTTCTGAGCGCGTCTGCAAGTATCGGCTCTTCCTGCGCGAAATGGGTGCAATGCAGATAATTGATGCGGAGATTCGCGCTCCTCCACGCCTCAATAAAACGTTTTTCGCTTATTTGCTGCCCGGTTTTCCCAAGTTCCTTTGCGCATTTTGGCGCGATTTTTTCAAGAACTTCAGGAAACGGATCCAGCATCAATGTATTCCCATAATCCCATAATACGTATTTAACTGGTATTTGAGGCATAACTAACATTATTCTAGAGACTATTTATTGATTGATATTGCCTAATTGCTATGGTGCTGTTGCACAATTCGCAGAGCACATACACCTTAGCGTTATCTGCAAAGCTAAAACCGAGTCATTCAAAATTCTTGCGTTCAACGCTAAGATTTGAGCAAGAATTTTGGCATATATAAATCTTATGCAGCGGCGCCAATTGCTATAAGATACTTAATGGATGCCCGATTCATTGAATTCACAAAAGAGGTTTGACAACAAGCCCGGGAATTGCGGACTGAAAAGGATTCTTATTTTTCAGTACGCTATGAATCATCTCTTTCTTAATTTCACGCTCCATTGGATCTAACAACTCCATAAAATAATCTATGGCGCTTTTACGCATACCCTTGCGCGCAAAGAATTCGTAGTCCTGGTCGGCTTGGATATTTTTGGGTTCATAATATAACTTGCCGCATCTATCCATGCGCGTTATCGTCATTTTGTGAAGATTGACATTCGAATAGCCCATTCTGGCAATATTGAGCGCATCTTTATGCCTTACCACTACATTACTGTCTGGCAAATGCTCCTCATTCTTAAACTGTCCGAAATACACCTCGCCTATTCCGGTATCCATTATCATTGATGTGCAACGTTCACACGGAAAGCCCGTACTGATTAATATTCCGCGGCTTAGTGCTTTATCGGCAATTTTATTTTCAAGAAACGCTCTTGCATCTTTCACAGTCCATTCGCTCGAATCCACACCGTAAAAAAGAGCAGTCAATATTGCAGAACCTTCAGCACACAAAGACGGGCAAGTTACAAATTCCAATCCATAATTCTTGTCGCGCGCGCAAAAATCAAGCCCCTTTTCTTTGCAGGAGCAATACTCGTCTCCATTAACTCCGACATAATTTCGGCCGTTTAAATTAAGTAAGGCGGCAACATGCCGTTTATTGCAATGGCTATTTTCCTCATACCCTTTAAGGAATTCATATCTGTCAAGAATAAAATCATTAGCCATATAAATATTTGCGAGAAAAAATATATAAATGCCTAATTATTGATTACTATGATGTAATTACAAATAATTGCATTTAAACTGTAAACATCGCCCAATTCATTTATTCTTTTTAAAAAACAGCCACGAATTTTTCGCGCCATTAAATGCTGTTTTCAAAAGCACATATTTTCCTAAAAGTTTTTTTCCGTGGAAATCAGCGATTATTTCTTTGCCTGAAAATTTCTCCGGCATGTAAGTTCCGCAATCCCATATTTTGACAACGCCTGCGCCGTACTGCCCCTCAGGAATTGTGCCCTCAAACTTCGCATAATCAAGCGGATGATCTTCAACCTGAACCGCAAGGCGCTTTATCCTTTCCGCAAGCGGCGGCTCTTTAGGGACTGCCCAGCTTTTCAACACGCCGTCGTGCTCAAGGCGCAGGTCCCAGTGAAGGTGCGATGCGTGGTGCTCGTGTATGGCAAAAATCAGGTCTTTGCCTGCTGATTTTATCGTTTCTAAAGGCAATGGCTCTGAAGTCTTTGTGAAGTCCCGCTTTTTAACATATTCTTCAAGAGGCATACATATCATTGTAAAACCTGCCTTAAAAAGCTCTTAAAAACTATAAATAAACCGGCGCCAAATAGTATTGCATGGCGTATAAAATTCAAAAGAAGGCTGAAGAAAAAAAAGAGGCTCCAAAAAAGCCGATTGAACAGCGCAAAAGCGACCACATAACTCTTTGCCTTTCAAAAGAAGCCGAAAGCAGCAAAACAGGATTTGAAGACATACGGCTGATTCATAAATCACTTCCAGAAATTAATTTTGAAGAAGTTGACATATCAACCACATTTCTTGGGAAAAAACTGAATGCTCCGATAATCATAGAAGCGATAACCGGCGGCTGTGAAGAAGCCGAAAAAATAAACAAGAACCTTGCAAAAGCGGCAGAGCGCGTCGGCGTTGCATTTGGTGTGGGCTCTGAAAGGGCTTTCATGACCGCTCCTCAGCTTGCGGAAACATATAAAATCAGGGATGTCGCGCCAAATGTATTTCTTATAGGAAATCTCGGCCTGATACAGTTCAGGAACGGCTTTGGCGATAGGGAATTCAACCAGGCGATTTGCGAAATTGACTGCAACGCGCTTGCAATTCATCTGAATCCGCTTCAGGAGCTTTGCCAGCCGGAAGGGGACAAAAACTGGAAAGGCTGCACGAACGAGCTTGCGGAAATGTGCAAGGCGGGCTTTCCGATAATAGTTAAAGAAACGGGTGCTGGAATCAGCGCGGAAGTTGCAAAATCAATTGAACGCGCCGGCGCAAAAGCAATAGATGTTTCAGGCCTTGGCGGAACAAATTTTGCATTAATTGAAAGCTACAGAAACGGTGTGTCCGGCTTTGAAAACTGGGGCATTCCGACAGCATGCTCAATCATTGAAGTAAGAGGCGCGGTAAGAATCCCTATAATTGCATCAGGAGGCATACGTTCCGGAGTGGACATGGCAAAATCAATAGCTCTTGGCGCAGATATGTGCGGGGCGGCATTGCCGTTTCTGAGGGCGGCTGTAATAAGCGATATAGCTGTTGAAGAAAAGCTAAGAGAATTCATAATGCAATTGAAGATCGCGATGATTCTTACGGGGTGTAAAAATATTGCAGAACTGAAGAAAACAAAGTACATTATTAGCGGATTTGTAAAGGAGTGGAAGGAACAGCGGGTGAGATAAACCGCAATAAATCCATAAAATAGATATTTAAACACTACTTACAAGTAATTCTATATGAACTTATTAAAAAAACCGCTCGTAACTCGGGGCTGGGATAAGGATATTCTGGCGAAATATGAGCTGGGAGATGTTCCGCTGGTTATGGGAAATATGACTAACCAATGCAACTACAACTGCATTTATTGCCATACTGATGCGGGCAAAAAAGACGAAAATGAATTAAATGCAGACGAATGGATTAGGATTCTTGATGAAAGCAAAGAACTTGGAAATGAAGTTTTCTGGATTGGGGGAAAAGGAGAACCGATTCTTGACAATGCGTTTAGAAAAGTAATCAGGCATGCAGATGATATAGGGCTAACTACGGTATTAAACACGAACGGAAGCCTGATTACGAAGAAAAGAGCGAAACTATTATATAATAACAATGTAAGCCCCGAAGTCAAAATAATCAGTTTTGACGAAGACGTGTATGATTATTTGTCAGGCACTATTGGAAATCTGCCCGCATTGCGCAAAGGGCTGAATAACTTGATTAAAGCGGGCTATAGAAAAATAGTTGACGAAACAGATGATGCCCGAATAACCAGAATGTCCGGAATGCTGTTAATGGCAAAACCCGCTTATCAATCAATGCCTGATGTTTTCAGGTATTGTGACCGCAATAATTTCGCCCCGGTTGTCAGTGATGTTGTTGCTTCCGGAAGAGTTGTCAAGCGCGGAAATTTAGACGAATTAAAGTTATCTGATGAAGAAAAAAAGAATATATGGGAACTCGGTTCTGAGATAATGAGTTATCCTTTGAACAAAGGAATAGAAGAGTGCCAGATACAATACGGCATAGTTGTTCAAAACAATGGCGATCTTATCATTGATACTTATGGCATGTCGTGCGATGTCTGTGATTATTATGGGAGGCGGGTAGCGGGAAACCTGCGTGAAATATCGCTAAAAGAAGGATGGGAAATAATAAAAGAGGAAAGAAAAAGAAACGAGACTGCGCGCAAAATTGCGTATGATCAGTTTAAAGAAGAATGTTCGGCTTGTCTTGCTTCGTGCCCGATGGCACACAAATCCCAAAAAGATTATTATGGCTTGAATTAATCGCGCGCGATTTTTTCGCCGAGTTTTTTCAGCTGCGAAATCACCTGAAAATTTGCTGCGATTTCTCCGGGCTTTTCAGCTTTTCCAAAAACAGAGCCGACAAAGTTCATGCCGCATATTTTGCAGGCGCTCTGCAAATAGCCAGTGGCGTTCTTTCCGGATGTTTCAAATTCCTCTTTTCCGGAAATCAGTATCGCGGCTTTTTTGTTTTTCAAAGACTCTGCATAAGGGTCTAAGCGGTCAATCAGGTTCAATAGCTGCGGTGAAACCATGTCGTAATAGCACGGGCTTGCGAAAATTATCGCGTCTGCATCAATTATTTTTTTAGCAATCAGATTAAAATCATCAGATTTTCCGGTTCCGATAAATTCAACATTCAGGTTTCTCAACAATATGATGTCAACATCCGC contains these protein-coding regions:
- a CDS encoding 3'-phosphoesterase translates to MPLEEYVKKRDFTKTSEPLPLETIKSAGKDLIFAIHEHHASHLHWDLRLEHDGVLKSWAVPKEPPLAERIKRLAVQVEDHPLDYAKFEGTIPEGQYGAGVVKIWDCGTYMPEKFSGKEIIADFHGKKLLGKYVLLKTAFNGAKNSWLFFKKNK
- a CDS encoding HAD family hydrolase, with product MPQIPVKYVLWDYGNTLMLDPFPEVLEKIAPKCAKELGKTGQQISEKRFIEAWRSANLRINYLHCTHFAQEEPILADALRSLGVTPAGIMMLAPKILQIYRAELEAHIKNEPRNKEIREVLDWINRKGFVQGLFSDDRFWDLRASIGWMNIDKFFSGIVVSDEIGIEKPDPKIFDRLLGMLEAEPKDCAYIGDNPLRDVECAKKKGMFTILYKRPMEESTPWRDYKINPKFLPDAKITSLADLKNILVLKS
- the fni gene encoding type 2 isopentenyl-diphosphate Delta-isomerase, yielding MAYKIQKKAEEKKEAPKKPIEQRKSDHITLCLSKEAESSKTGFEDIRLIHKSLPEINFEEVDISTTFLGKKLNAPIIIEAITGGCEEAEKINKNLAKAAERVGVAFGVGSERAFMTAPQLAETYKIRDVAPNVFLIGNLGLIQFRNGFGDREFNQAICEIDCNALAIHLNPLQELCQPEGDKNWKGCTNELAEMCKAGFPIIVKETGAGISAEVAKSIERAGAKAIDVSGLGGTNFALIESYRNGVSGFENWGIPTACSIIEVRGAVRIPIIASGGIRSGVDMAKSIALGADMCGAALPFLRAAVISDIAVEEKLREFIMQLKIAMILTGCKNIAELKKTKYIISGFVKEWKEQRVR
- a CDS encoding radical SAM protein, with amino-acid sequence MNLLKKPLVTRGWDKDILAKYELGDVPLVMGNMTNQCNYNCIYCHTDAGKKDENELNADEWIRILDESKELGNEVFWIGGKGEPILDNAFRKVIRHADDIGLTTVLNTNGSLITKKRAKLLYNNNVSPEVKIISFDEDVYDYLSGTIGNLPALRKGLNNLIKAGYRKIVDETDDARITRMSGMLLMAKPAYQSMPDVFRYCDRNNFAPVVSDVVASGRVVKRGNLDELKLSDEEKKNIWELGSEIMSYPLNKGIEECQIQYGIVVQNNGDLIIDTYGMSCDVCDYYGRRVAGNLREISLKEGWEIIKEERKRNETARKIAYDQFKEECSACLASCPMAHKSQKDYYGLN
- a CDS encoding flavodoxin family protein; its protein translation is MRIVGICGSPRKGNSEFMLKTVLDSAAENGADVDIILLRNLNVEFIGTGKSDDFNLIAKKIIDADAIIFASPCYYDMVSPQLLNLIDRLDPYAESLKNKKAAILISGKEEFETSGKNATGYLQSACKICGMNFVGSVFGKAEKPGEIAANFQVISQLKKLGEKIARD